In Oryzias melastigma strain HK-1 linkage group LG16, ASM292280v2, whole genome shotgun sequence, a single genomic region encodes these proteins:
- the LOC112136754 gene encoding transcription intermediary factor 1-beta (The sequence of the model RefSeq protein was modified relative to this genomic sequence to represent the inferred CDS: added 36 bases not found in genome assembly) — MTSVDSTEPAGDFPTQKVSVGPQRSPVLVLTRIVVQPRSCGSCDGGPARCWCVDCSEALCHDCVSAHRRVTVTRRHKLLDQAPPEVLSISPTKFCSLHPSEALRLFCFRCNQITCRDCQLVAHQNHSFEFISKAVESLKKQLVSSIQPLQEQMRASRRSIIDMEERLAALSQHETFIQTKLQKNFSALALFLSRRLEKVLKEVQKIHAWERQQIQTRMLKVRELQRGCMAVTAAAVQAQNTTDLLELLGCMAQIKPQVKQLVSQDSAPPEAMACLRVVTDQKSMDTILQFGKIEVSWVPFSASQTPKQDPSSFHEVAPPTSSSFGGIAPPTSSS; from the exons ATGACGTCTGTGGACTCCACGGAACCAGCAGGGGACTTCCCGACCCAGAAGGTGAGCGTGGGCCCGCAAAGATctccggttctggttctgacccggATTGTTGTTCAACCACGAAGT TGCGGGAGCTGCGACGGCGGCCCGGCCCGGTGTTGGTGCGTGGACTGCAGTGAAGCTCTGTGCCACGACTGCGTGTCGGCCCATCGGAGGGTCACCGTGACCCGGAGACACAAACTCCTCGACCAGGCGCCACCAG AGGTCCTCTCCATCTCTCCCACCAAGTTCTGCAGCCTCCACCCGTCTGAGGCGCTGCGGCTCTTCTGCTTCAGGTGCAACCAGATCACCTGCAGGGACTGTCAGCTGGTGGCCCACCAGAACCACAG CTTCGAGTTCATCAGCAAAGCGGTGGAGAGTCTGAAGAAGCAGCTGGTCTCCTCCATCCAGCCGCTCCAGGAGCAGATGAGGGCCTCCAGGAGGAGCATCATAGACATGGAGGAGCG ACTGGCGGCTCTGTCCCAGCATGAGACCTTCATCCAGACCAAGCTGCAGAAGAACTTCTCCGCCTTAGCGCTGTTTCTGTCCAGGAGGCTGGAGAAGGTCCTGAAGGAGGTGCAG AAGATCCACGCCTGGGAACGGCAGCAGATCCAGACCCGGATGCTGAAGGTCCGAGAGCTGCAGCGCGGCTGCATGGCGGTGACGGCCGCCGCCGTGCAGGCCCAGAACACCACGGACCTGCTGGAGCTGCTCGGCTGCATGGCGCAG ATTAAACCTCAGGTGAAGCAGCTCGTCAGCCAAGACTCCGCCCCCCCCGAGGCCATGGCCTGTTTGAGGGTCGTCACCGACCAGAAATCTATGGACACCATCCTGCAGTTCG GTAAAATCGAGGTGTCCTGGGTCCCTTTCTCTGCGTCCCAAACCCCCAAACAGGATCCCTCATCATTCCATGAGGTCGCTCCTCccacctcctc
- the LOC112136487 gene encoding transcription intermediary factor 1-beta, whose product MQEIAQSPRDFPGSPFPDHSSWYRQNSDSVRDFTEPLSLEILSCSSCGASDASKICVSCGRGYHQDCHVPPVGPDIWSEWICSLCQDLSDPSDPFSSDRPAGPQTSGLGLLDQRKCETLVLHLLVESCARLSQSGFLLDLTRISERLTCRALPGFQRVEDLVSELWTLMEDSSQDDPLNDLRESFHRKMKDMFGSELPLLLRRASNTPPGGGGGSSPTRGAPGPKEVDAETVKVRGEAERTGRRSKLEVLRRRLRDFLDTKQLPPGKRMKTD is encoded by the exons ATGCAGGAGATCGCTCAG AGCCCGCGGGACTTCCCCGGCAGCCCTTTCCCCGACCACAGCTCCTGGTACCGCCAGAACTCGGACTCCGTCAGAGACTTCACCGAGCCGCTGTCGCTGGAGatcctctcctgctcctcctgcggCGCCTCCGACGCCTCCAAGATCTGCGTCTCCTGCGGCCGAGGATACCACCAGGACTGCCACGTTCCTCCGGTCGGGCCGGACATCTG GTCGGAGTGGATCTGCTCGCTGTGCCAGGACCTGTCGGACCCCTCTGACCCGTTCAGCTCGGACCGGCCCGCCGGGCCTCAGACGTCTGGACTCGGCCTGCTGGATCAGAGG AAGTGTGAGACTCTGGTGCTGCATCTGCTGGTGGAGAGCTGCGCTCGCCTGTCCCAG TCTGGTTTTCTGTTGGACCTGACCCGGATCTCGGAGCGGCTGACCTGCCGGGCCCTTCCAGGCTTCCAGAGGGTGGAGGACCTGGTCTCTGAGCTGTGGACTCTGATGGAGGACTCTTCTCAG GACGATCCCTTAAACGATCTCCGAGAGAGTTTCCACAGAAAGATGAAGGACATGTTCGGATCAGAACTTCCTCTTTTGCTCCGGAGAGCTTCAAACACGCCGCctggtggtggggggggcagCTCACCGACGCGCGGCGCTCCAGGTCCGAAAGAGGTCGACGCCGAGACGGTGAAGGTCAGAGGGGAGGCGGAGCGGACGGGAAGGAGGTCCAAACTGGAGGTTCTGAGGAGGAGGCTGAGGGACTTCCTGGACACGAAGCAGCTTCCTCCAGGAAAGAGGATGAAGACGGACTAG
- the LOC112136718 gene encoding uncharacterized protein LOC112136718, translating into MPGSRLSVLLLVSGCLQVCDLHPDVVVRRFRFVDLQRTWTEAQTYCREKFQDLATIQNLNNNTEAQQAAVNSQFWIGLFNGTWRWSQDKEEDNNPSTWFEKWSTLEPGTGSCVSISKAGAWYAKDCSTLNAFVCFSAETGQHVLVDQKKSWPDAQAHCRSQHTDLSSIRSLEENTQVSALLPDPVQTDLGAFFGALLGGTYSTSTTSTTYAWIGLHRSPWAWSDGSSAAYTQFGLLQSKGRDDCVMMDSSSSTWFWRPCTENHTFLCNTDIRPVAMRTLKVRMSSASADLTDPVVQNSVLQQLKKRMEDEEGMEAVRLKWRMQPDGQVFSQEEGTAPPPVCQQDDACGTA; encoded by the exons ATGCCGGGATCCAGACTGAGCGTCCTGCTGCTGGTCTCTG GATGTCTGCAGGTCTGTGACCTTCACCCTGATGTCGTGGTCAGGCGTTTCCGTTTCGTGGACCTGCAGAGAACCTGGACCGAAGCCCAGACTTACTGCAGAGAGAAGTTCCAAGACCTCGCCACCATCCAGAACCTCAACAACAACACCGAGGCCCAGCAGGCGGCAGTGAACTCCCAGTTCTGGATTGGGCTCTTCAACGGGACCTGGAGATGGTCCCAGGACAAGGAGGAGGACAACAACCCCAGCACCTGGTTTGAAAAATGGAGCACTCTCGAGCCCGGGACCGGCTCGTGCGTGAGCATCAGTAAAGCTGGAGCGTGGTACGCCAAAGACTGCAGCACCCTGAACGCCTTTGTCTGCTTCAGCG CGGAAACAGGCCAGCACGTCCTGGTGGACCAGAAGAAGAGCTGGCCGGACGCTCAGGCTCACTGCCGGTCGCAGCACACGGACCTGAGCAGCATCCGGAGTCTGGAGGAGAACACCCAGGTCTCTGCGTTGCTGCCAGACCCGGTCCAGACGGACCTGGGAGCCTTCTTTGGAGCTCTGCTCGGGGGAACCTACTCCACGTCCACCACGTCCACCACGTACGCCTGGATCGGGCTGCACAGATCGCCGTGGGCGTGGTCAGACGGCAGCAGCGCCGCCTACACGCAGTTTGGCCTGCTGCAGTCTAAGGGTAGAGACGACTGCGTCATGATGGACTCGTCTTCATCCACCTGGTTCTGGCGCCCCTGCACCGAGAACCACACCTTCCTCTGCAACACAG ACATCAGACCGGTGGCGATGCGGACGCTGAAGGTTCGGATGAGCTCAGCATCGGCAGACCTCACTGATCCCGTCGTGCAGAACTCGGTGTTGCAGCAG CTGAAGAAGAGGATGGAGGATGAAGAAGGGATGGAGGCCGTGAGGCTGAAGTGGAGGATGCAGCCTGACGGACAGGTCTTCAGCCAGGAGGAGGGCACAGCGCCCCCTCCTGTCTGCCAGCAGGACGACGCCTGTGGGACGGCTTAA